The DNA window CAGCCGGTTCGGGTCGTATTGCCGCTTGAGCTTGGTCAAACGGCCCTCCGCGCCGCCGTAGTACGCCTTGCGCCAGTCCTTCAGGCTCGCGTCCGCGTAGTTCTGGTACGCGGCCCCCGAGGCGTGGCGGCGCATCGCGGCGTGGGTGCCGTCCAGCCATGACGTCTGGGTGCTGCCGGAACCGCCCGCGGCCCAGTGGGCCAGGTACTGGGCGAGGAAGCGCGAGCGGCGGTGGACGAAGGCCGTGGCCAGGGGCTGGACGCGGTTGACCGCGCCGCCCAGGGCCGTCAGCTGGACCGAGACGCCGCCGCTGCCGCCCCCTCGGCCGAAACGTTCCACCTGGCCGGTGAGCGCCTGTATGCCCGCCGCGTTCAGCGAGCGGTCGTAGAAGTCGGAGCGCGCGCCGTAGGTCTCGCGCTGCAGGGTGCCGGCCGTCTCGCGGCCGGGTGTGCGGCCCGGCAGGTGGCACTGCGCCTGGGACTTGTCGGAGCAGCCCGCGTAGGCGCGCACCATGTCGAGGTGGGCGCGGCGGCGCAGCCGGACGCCGTTGGACGTGCCGCCGACCTTGCTCACCAGCAGGTCGAGGGCGTTCTCCAGGTCGCCTTGGGTGCCGAGGGAGTACGCGGACACGGAGATGCGCGGGGCGCCGCCCGCGGCGGCCGACAGGTCGCAGGAGGACCAGATCTCGTCGGGCCGGCTCGGCCCCCACTCCTGCCAGGCGCGGATCACGTCGGCGGCGCGCGACCAGGGCCAGGAGACGTAGCCGGTGACGCCGTCGGCCGCCGTGCGGGTGCGGAAGCGGAGCTCGGTGACCACGCCGAAGTTGCCGTTTCCGGCGCCGCGCAGGGCCCAGAAGAGGTCGGCGTTGCGCTCGGCGCCCACGTCGAGGACCTTGCCGTCGGCGGTGACGAGGGTGGCGCCGGTGAGGCTGTCGCAGGTCAGGCCGTAGGCACGGGAGGTGACGCCGTGTCCGCCGCCGAGGGCGAGGCCGGAGATGCCGACCGTCGGGCAGGAGCCGGAGGGGAGGGTGACGCCGTGCCCGGCCAGCCCGGTCTGGACGTCGATGAGCTTGGCGCCCGCGCCGATCACGGCGGACCGGGAGTCCGGGATGCGGAGGGACTTCAGCCGGGAGACGTCGACGACGAGCCGGTCGGTGCCGCTGGACCAGCCGGCGTAGCTGTGACCGCCGTTGCGTATGGATATGAGGGTGCTGTAGCGGCGGGCGAAGGCGAGGCACTCGCGGACGTCCTGGACGTTCGCCACGTAGGCGATGCCGGCCGGGCGCAGGCTGTCGAAGCGGGTGTTGTAGAGCTGCCGGGCCGCGGCGTAGTCGGCGTCGCCGGGGCGGACGAGGCCGCCGGAGAGGCCCTTGCCGAGGGCGGCCCAGTCGGCGGCGGCCGGGTTGGGGCGCGGCGCTGCGGGGACGGCCCGGCCCGAGGTGACCATGCGGCCGGGGCGCTCCTGGCCGCTGCTGTCGGTGCAGGAGGCCGCCCAGGTGCCGGCCGCGGCCAGCCCGGTGCCGGCGGCGAGCAGCCGCCGCCTGCCCAGGACCCCGCGCGCACCGCCTGCCCGTGCGCCCGTGTCCGCGCTCGCCCCTATGCCGTGT is part of the Streptomyces roseifaciens genome and encodes:
- a CDS encoding FAD-binding oxidoreductase, producing the protein MAVDENGTSAGAHGIGASADTGARAGGARGVLGRRRLLAAGTGLAAAGTWAASCTDSSGQERPGRMVTSGRAVPAAPRPNPAAADWAALGKGLSGGLVRPGDADYAAARQLYNTRFDSLRPAGIAYVANVQDVRECLAFARRYSTLISIRNGGHSYAGWSSGTDRLVVDVSRLKSLRIPDSRSAVIGAGAKLIDVQTGLAGHGVTLPSGSCPTVGISGLALGGGHGVTSRAYGLTCDSLTGATLVTADGKVLDVGAERNADLFWALRGAGNGNFGVVTELRFRTRTAADGVTGYVSWPWSRAADVIRAWQEWGPSRPDEIWSSCDLSAAAGGAPRISVSAYSLGTQGDLENALDLLVSKVGGTSNGVRLRRRAHLDMVRAYAGCSDKSQAQCHLPGRTPGRETAGTLQRETYGARSDFYDRSLNAAGIQALTGQVERFGRGGGSGGVSVQLTALGGAVNRVQPLATAFVHRRSRFLAQYLAHWAAGGSGSTQTSWLDGTHAAMRRHASGAAYQNYADASLKDWRKAYYGGAEGRLTKLKRQYDPNRLFDFPQAL